From the genome of Pseudomonas helvetica:
GGCGTTGGGTTTGGCGGCTTAGATTGCGTCGGTATCGGTTTCGCCGGTACGGATGCGAATAGCCTGTTCCAGATTGACCACGAAAATCTTGCCGTCACCAATCTTGCCGGTGTTGGCCGCCTTGGTTATCGCCTCGATAACCCGGTCCAGATCCTTGTCGTCAATGGCGACATCGATCTTCACCTTGGGCAGGAAATCGACCACGTATTCCGCCCCGCGATACAGCTCGGTATGCCCCTTCTGCCGACCGAAGCCTTTGACCTCAGTGACGGTAATGCCCTGCACGCCGATCTCGGACAACGACTCGCGTACATCGTCCAGTTTGAACGGCTTGATGATGGCAGTGACTAGCTTCATGAAAACTCTCTCCCGAATTGGTGGACTTGCCCCAGGAAAACAAACCCGACTCAAGTCTAAGCGCAGTGCCTGGCTTTGTAACGCATCGTCGGCCCTACTCGCCCGACCGACGCCAGTTAACCGTTCCTGACGAAACTCCCCGCTCCGCCTGTCGCACTGCATTCGTCACAGCGACTGCATCAGTGCATGGGTCACAAGGGACTAAGCAGAAAGCTTGCCATCTCGTGAAAACCTACTGATTTCAATCCCTTGGCCGCTGCCACAGGCACCAATGCCCCATCACCGCCGGCGATACGCACAACAACAGTGCGCGAACGCCCGGCAACATGCGCGAAAAGCGTGCATTCGTGCCCGCGCCAATGACTATAGACACTGCGTGATACACTGCCGGCCATTGTTTCCAGGACGTTTCTCATGCTCGCACCCAAAGACTTCCTCGATGCCCTGAGCGGCACCGCCTCCCGCCTGTTCAGCGGCGAAACCCCGCTGCCAAAAAGCGAAATCGAAAGCCAGTTCAAAGCCCTGCTGCAAAGCGGCTTCAGCAAGCTTGATCTAGTGAGCCGGGAAGAATTCGACAGTCAGATGGTCGTCCTGGCACGCACCCGGGCACGCCTTGAGAGCCTTGAGGCAAAAGTCGCCGAGCTGGAAGCCAAGCTGAATCCACCGACTGAATGACCCCACAAATCCCCTGTGGGAGCGTGGCTTGCCCGCGATAAGGTCGGAACGACCTTCCAGCAATCAGGATTCAGCTCTACTTCCAGGCTGAGTCCTACAAAAACACCACCGCTTTCCGATTGCGCCGCACAACCCCGGTTTCTAAGCTCACTTCAGCTGAATGTTCAGCACTGGGTTTGGCGACCCGGAAAGCTTGCGATGCACCGCGACCACATCTGATATCGGGCGCTTCTTTCCCGACTCAAATTATGGCGGCTGTGTGTGGGAGATCTTCGGGTCTGCCGGTATTCGCTTGCACCGGTTCGCCAACCCGCGCACAGCTGCCACCCTTATTGTTTGGCGACGATCAGTGGCAGTTTCCCTCAAGCGAACTTGGGTACTGCACCATGGA
Proteins encoded in this window:
- the glnK gene encoding P-II family nitrogen regulator; the encoded protein is MKLVTAIIKPFKLDDVRESLSEIGVQGITVTEVKGFGRQKGHTELYRGAEYVVDFLPKVKIDVAIDDKDLDRVIEAITKAANTGKIGDGKIFVVNLEQAIRIRTGETDTDAI
- a CDS encoding accessory factor UbiK family protein, yielding MLAPKDFLDALSGTASRLFSGETPLPKSEIESQFKALLQSGFSKLDLVSREEFDSQMVVLARTRARLESLEAKVAELEAKLNPPTE